From Pseudomonas fluorescens:
GTTCTGGGTTTCGCTGCGGCCCTGTTCGTTGAGGGTCGCGACCATCTGCTTGACGCCCTGGACCTTGTCCTTGTGGGCAATCATCATCGCGTCCTTGGTTTCCACTACCACGATGTTGTCCAGGCCGATCACCGATACCAGCTTGCCGTTGCCATGGATCATGCAGTTCTTGCTGTCCTGGATCACGACGTCGCCCTTGGTAACGTTGCCGTTGATGTCTTTATCGTTGACCGCCCACAGCGAGGCCCAGCAACCCACGTCGCTCCAGCCGGCACTCAGCGGTACCACGCAGGCGCGTTGGGTTTTTTCCATCACGGCGTAGTCGATGGAGTTGTCCGGGCAGCAGGCGAAGGTGGCTTCGTCGAAGGTCACGGTATCGGCGGTCTGCTCGCTGCGTTCCAGGGTCAGCACGCAGGTGTCGTAGATGTCCGGATCGTGTTTTTTCAGCTCTTCGAGGAAACGGCTGGCGCGGAACAGGAACATGCCGCTGTTCCAGAAGTAACCGCCGCTTTTGACGAACTCGATGGCGCGTTTTTCATCGGGTTTTTCCACGAACTGTTGCACGCGGCTCACGCCTTCGGGCAGCAGCGAATCGTTGGTGGACTTGATGTAGCCATAGCCGGTTTCCGGGCGGGTCGCCGGCACGCCGAACAGCACCATCTCGCCTCGCTCGGCAGCCACGGTGGCCAGGGCCAGGGCGCGTTGCAGGGCTTTCTGGTCGTCGATCACGTGGTCGGCGGGCAGGACCAGCATCAATTCGTCGCGGCCTTCGTTGACCAGCATCATCGCGGTCAGGGCCACGGCCGGCGCGGTGTTGCGGCCGAAGGGTTCCATCAGGATGCGCTGGCTTTCCAGCTTGCGCGCGCTCAGTTGCTCGTTGACGATGAAACGGTGGTCTTTGTTGCAGACCACGATCGGCGCGTCCATGCCTTCGAATACCAGGCGTTCCAGGGTTTGCTGGAACAGCGTGTGCTCGCCGGTCAGAGCCAGGAATTGTTTCGGGAACTGTTTACGGGAAAGCGGCCAAAGACGTGAGCCGCTACCACCGGAAAGGATTACTGGGATCATGTGTTTCTCCTTGAATCAATTTGGGTCAGAGCTACGAAGGTTTGTCGTTTCACTCTTGTTTTTGTCTCGGTCCGAACTGACGCCTCTGTCCTCTGTAGGAGCGAGCTTGCTCGCGAAGAACTCCCAGACACCGCGTACATCCAGAATTTCCGCGTCATCATTGGCGATTTTCGCGAGCAAGCTCGCTCCTACAGTGGGGGGGCGTCAGTCCGGGAAATAGTTAGCGGGTCGACACGGGGCGTTTCACCCACACTGGCGACAGGCTGCTGCCGGAGCCGGTGACGTACAGCACCGCTGCCTCACCGCGCTCCAACGCAACCGGCTTCACATCGCCGACTTTCTTGTCACCGTCATACAACGCCAGGCTCACCTTCACCGGGTTGATTTCACGCTCGCCACGGCCCTTGGCCGCCACGGACTTGACCACTTCGGTCTTGCCGTCAGCGGTTTTCAGGGTCAGGGCCTTGTCGCTGAGGTTCTGTACGCGCACCAGGGATTTCTGCTTGTTCTTGAACGGCGGTTCTTCGATCAGCTGAGGCTGGCCGCTGCTGTTGTTGACCAGGGTGTAGTAGTGATCGGCGGCGAGCTTGACCGGTACGGTCTGGCTGCCGACCTTGGCGCTGTAGTCGCCGCCGGGCATGAAGCTGAAGTCGCTGCTGGCCAGTGGGGCCACTTCGTTGAGGTTGGTGCTGCCAACTGTCGCGCTGACTTCCTGGTTGGAGGCGTTATAGACGCGCACGAAGCTGGAGCCTTTCGGTGCGACAGGGCCGTACAGGGCGGCGTCACCACCGGCGAAGGCAGACATCGATACAACGCTCATGCCGGCAACCAGTGCCAGGGTCTTGGCGAGACGACGCGGAGTAGTAGTGAAAGTCATGTGAGTTACCTCTCTTTCAGTTTTGCGCCCGGTCGGGCGTCTCGGATTTTTGGTGTTTAACTGGGGTGTTCAGTGCCATGTTTTGTTGGCGCGAACCGGCTTGTTTAAGTTGCGCAACCCACGATGGGTCGGCATCACCGATTTCGTTGTTCACGGGCAGATAACGTTCAGGAAACTCCCAGATCAGCACTTGTGGCGGGCTGTTCTTGAAGTCGTCACTTTTCAGGTAGCTGAGCATCGGCAGGATCGGGCCGTGGCCGTCTTCGGCGTAGCTGACCACGTCGCTGCCCAGGGCTTGCTTGAGCGCACCGACGAAGTTCCAGTTGGGGTTGGCGCTGTAGCTGGTGCCCACCAGTGCTACCGGGGTTTCGCTGTCGGTGAACAGTGCGTCGTCGCCCTTGGTTTCGGCCAGGTGCGTCACGCGTTTTTCCAACGGCTCCTTCGGTGGCATCAGGTTTTCGAACAGTGGGTCCAGGGGCAGGAACAGACGCAGGTCGCCTTTATGCGGTTCGGTCTTTTCGGCTTCGGTGACAAAGCGCTGCGGTTCGCCGTTCAGTGGGGTTTTGTCGGCAATGGTTTTAGCCAACTGCTTGGCGGCGATTTCGGCGCCGTCCGGGGTCCAGTGGGTGTCGGTACGCAGGAACACTTGCTTGCCGCCCAGCTTGGCCTGTTGCAGCGGGCCCAGCAGGTCGGGGGCGATGATGTGGTCGGCGGCGACACGGGCGTGGAAGTCCTGGTACAGGTTGGCGTGGATACTTGCCGGTTTCACTTCGCCCAGGTGTTCCGGGTACAGGCGTACCTTGGCCGGAATGATCGCCATCACCAGCTCAATGCCTTGGGCCTTGAGTTTCTGGCGCACGCCTTCGACCAGGGCGTAGTTGCCTTCCAGGTTCTGGTCTTCGTTGACGGCGGGGTTGAACTCCTCGTCGCTGTACAGCCAGTGATCGCGACCCAGCACCACGCCAGGGCGGCCTTCATTGAACAGCTTGTAGTCCAGCGCGGCCCAGAGGTTGGTGCCGATGCGCTTGATCGGGAACTGGTCGTCGTAGTGCGTCTCGACGGCCTTGGTCCAGCGACCGTTGAGCACGGTCGCATC
This genomic window contains:
- a CDS encoding alginate O-acetyltransferase, translated to MTRSFRVLYIALFLLVLLALGAWSMRSFFGFSTNADATVLNGRWTKAVETHYDDQFPIKRIGTNLWAALDYKLFNEGRPGVVLGRDHWLYSDEEFNPAVNEDQNLEGNYALVEGVRQKLKAQGIELVMAIIPAKVRLYPEHLGEVKPASIHANLYQDFHARVAADHIIAPDLLGPLQQAKLGGKQVFLRTDTHWTPDGAEIAAKQLAKTIADKTPLNGEPQRFVTEAEKTEPHKGDLRLFLPLDPLFENLMPPKEPLEKRVTHLAETKGDDALFTDSETPVALVGTSYSANPNWNFVGALKQALGSDVVSYAEDGHGPILPMLSYLKSDDFKNSPPQVLIWEFPERYLPVNNEIGDADPSWVAQLKQAGSRQQNMALNTPVKHQKSETPDRAQN
- a CDS encoding alginate O-acetyltransferase AlgF; its protein translation is MTFTTTPRRLAKTLALVAGMSVVSMSAFAGGDAALYGPVAPKGSSFVRVYNASNQEVSATVGSTNLNEVAPLASSDFSFMPGGDYSAKVGSQTVPVKLAADHYYTLVNNSSGQPQLIEEPPFKNKQKSLVRVQNLSDKALTLKTADGKTEVVKSVAAKGRGEREINPVKVSLALYDGDKKVGDVKPVALERGEAAVLYVTGSGSSLSPVWVKRPVSTR
- a CDS encoding mannose-1-phosphate guanylyltransferase/mannose-6-phosphate isomerase, producing MIPVILSGGSGSRLWPLSRKQFPKQFLALTGEHTLFQQTLERLVFEGMDAPIVVCNKDHRFIVNEQLSARKLESQRILMEPFGRNTAPAVALTAMMLVNEGRDELMLVLPADHVIDDQKALQRALALATVAAERGEMVLFGVPATRPETGYGYIKSTNDSLLPEGVSRVQQFVEKPDEKRAIEFVKSGGYFWNSGMFLFRASRFLEELKKHDPDIYDTCVLTLERSEQTADTVTFDEATFACCPDNSIDYAVMEKTQRACVVPLSAGWSDVGCWASLWAVNDKDINGNVTKGDVVIQDSKNCMIHGNGKLVSVIGLDNIVVVETKDAMMIAHKDKVQGVKQMVATLNEQGRSETQNHCEVYRPWGSYDSVDMGGRFQVKHISVKPGACLSLQMHHHRAEHWIVVSGTAEVTCDENVFLLTENQSTYIPIASVHRLRNPGKIPLEIIEVQSGSYLGEDDIERFEDIYGRSTPVERGVSVKTIAQ